The following coding sequences are from one Prochlorococcus sp. MIT 0604 window:
- a CDS encoding rhodanese-related sulfurtransferase, whose translation MKGPNYKIVSIYSFFPFQENLIFDLKNKLLKIENENDLSGLLIFASEGINGTICADKNVIDNVINLLSKYTDNRNLNMKVNFSKEKVFKKLKIKIKKEIVTMGVPEINPSQDNGIYIDSAEWNKLIKNQNTIVIDTRNHYEVSVGTFQNSINPNTRNFSEFPNWVDDHLETHIENKESTNIAMFCTGGIRCEKATSLLKKKGYKNIYHLQGGILQYLDDVPKEKNLFEGECYVFDKRVALDQELEKGSYSICHACGMPVSIQDQERKEYRKGIQCHFCIDQFSDDDRKRFEERQKQIDKLKVENHKIYKD comes from the coding sequence ATGAAAGGCCCAAATTATAAAATAGTTTCTATTTATTCTTTCTTCCCATTTCAAGAAAACTTAATTTTTGATCTCAAAAATAAATTATTAAAAATTGAAAATGAGAACGATCTTTCAGGTTTATTAATTTTTGCAAGTGAGGGCATTAATGGAACTATTTGTGCTGATAAAAATGTGATTGATAATGTAATCAATTTACTTAGCAAATATACAGATAATAGAAACTTGAATATGAAAGTAAACTTTTCAAAAGAGAAAGTCTTCAAAAAATTAAAAATAAAAATCAAGAAAGAAATTGTTACAATGGGAGTCCCTGAAATAAATCCCTCACAAGATAATGGGATTTATATTGATTCGGCAGAATGGAATAAGTTAATTAAAAATCAAAATACAATAGTGATTGATACTAGAAATCATTATGAGGTTTCTGTAGGTACATTTCAGAACTCTATAAACCCAAATACAAGAAACTTCAGCGAATTCCCCAATTGGGTAGATGATCACTTAGAAACCCATATAGAAAATAAAGAATCTACAAATATAGCAATGTTTTGTACTGGAGGAATAAGATGTGAAAAAGCTACTAGTTTGCTAAAAAAGAAAGGTTATAAAAATATATATCACCTACAAGGGGGCATCCTTCAATACCTTGATGATGTCCCAAAAGAAAAAAACTTATTTGAAGGTGAATGTTATGTTTTTGATAAAAGAGTTGCTTTAGATCAAGAATTAGAAAAAGGCTCCTACTCGATTTGTCATGCATGTGGAATGCCAGTTTCAATTCAAGATCAAGAAAGAAAAGAATATAGAAAGGGTATCCAATGTCATTTCTGTATAGACCAATTCAGTGATGATGATAGGAAAAGGTTTGAAGAAAGACAAAAACAAATAGATAAATTAAAAGTGGAAAATCATAAAATCTACAAGGACTAA
- the recR gene encoding recombination mediator RecR produces MITYTKSLSKLIGHFEKFPGIGPRTAQRLALFVLKQPESTIKDFSKALLEAHSNVGRCIKCFNLTSEDVCEICKNTERNQKLICVVAETKDLLALERAREFKGVYHVIGGLISPMDSVGPELLEIRSLVERVSKTEIDEIILALTPSVEGDTTSLYIGKLLAPFTKVTRIAYGLPMGSELEYVDEVTLARALEGRTKIN; encoded by the coding sequence TTGATTACTTATACCAAATCGCTTTCAAAATTAATTGGTCATTTTGAGAAATTCCCAGGGATTGGTCCAAGAACAGCGCAACGATTGGCCCTGTTTGTTTTAAAACAGCCTGAAAGTACAATAAAAGATTTTTCAAAGGCTTTGTTAGAGGCACATAGTAATGTTGGTCGTTGCATAAAATGTTTCAATTTGACTTCAGAAGATGTATGTGAAATTTGTAAAAATACTGAAAGAAATCAAAAACTAATCTGTGTAGTAGCAGAAACTAAAGATTTGCTTGCTTTGGAGCGCGCCAGAGAATTTAAAGGTGTTTACCATGTTATTGGTGGTTTGATATCTCCAATGGACTCTGTTGGCCCCGAACTCTTAGAAATAAGAAGCTTGGTAGAAAGAGTTAGTAAGACTGAAATAGATGAGATCATATTGGCATTGACCCCCAGTGTTGAGGGAGATACAACAAGTCTTTATATTGGAAAATTGTTAGCTCCTTTTACTAAAGTTACGAGGATTGCATATGGCCTCCCAATGGGCAGTGAACTTGAATATGTGGATGAAGTTACACTTGCAAGGGCGTTAGAAGGAAGAACAAAAATAAATTAG
- the cdaA gene encoding diadenylate cyclase CdaA, protein MNFWGIINLKLLLDVLFALGFGLLLFSRVKEQRTLWLLRGYLFLVSSAWFIQRYAYLPLTSKLIDAVVLACSLSLAILWQGELRRLMELLGTGRLAVLLGNPPKEFRAASTTITQLVDTAGKLSQNRRGALIVVDLGSDLRPEDFLYAGTNIEAQLSTDLLINLFATDTPLHDGAVLVKGNKIISAGVILPLSRQGISRYGTRHLAALGITERFDRCICIVVSEETGTLSLANQGKLERPITSSRLQELLLDLIGNQNSMGTNKSSLGKNSLSQNTNLSDNIVSDSNEKDTEKPAIFINKND, encoded by the coding sequence GTGAATTTCTGGGGGATTATAAATTTAAAACTTTTGTTAGATGTCTTATTTGCTCTTGGTTTTGGACTTCTATTGTTTTCTAGAGTAAAAGAACAAAGGACATTATGGCTTTTAAGAGGATATTTGTTTTTAGTATCATCAGCATGGTTTATTCAACGATATGCATACTTACCACTAACATCAAAATTAATTGATGCAGTAGTTCTCGCCTGCTCTCTCTCATTAGCGATCCTTTGGCAAGGAGAGTTAAGAAGATTAATGGAACTATTAGGCACAGGGAGGCTAGCTGTATTACTAGGAAATCCGCCAAAGGAATTTAGAGCAGCTTCAACTACTATTACACAGTTAGTAGATACTGCAGGTAAACTTTCTCAAAATAGGAGGGGGGCTTTAATCGTTGTAGATTTGGGGAGTGATTTAAGACCTGAAGATTTTTTATATGCAGGTACCAATATTGAGGCACAATTATCGACTGACCTTTTAATAAATCTTTTTGCAACAGATACACCCTTACATGATGGAGCAGTTCTTGTGAAAGGGAATAAAATAATATCTGCCGGGGTAATACTCCCTTTATCTAGGCAAGGAATAAGTAGATACGGGACAAGACATCTTGCCGCACTAGGTATTACAGAAAGATTTGACAGGTGTATTTGTATTGTTGTCTCTGAAGAGACAGGCACATTATCATTAGCAAACCAAGGGAAACTTGAAAGGCCAATTACCAGCAGTAGGTTACAAGAACTTCTTTTAGATTTAATTGGGAATCAAAACTCAATGGGAACAAACAAATCATCTTTAGGTAAAAATTCTTTATCCCAAAATACAAATCTAAGTGATAATATTGTCAGTGATTCGAACGAAAAAGATACCGAAAAGCCTGCAATCTTTATTAACAAAAATGATTAA
- a CDS encoding isoprenyl transferase, protein MTIGKIIDNKNNNLSKKIDKQKIPEHVAIIMDGNGRWATKKGLPRTYGHKRGVSVLKEILKASKKLGCKVLTVYAFSTENWTRPTKEVDFLINLFSEVLSNEIEEIHEEATKIKFIGDLTPFPETLKKIIFNSEYLTKNNNKFLLNICVNYGGRQEIVKVAKELALKSSSGEINPSEVNEELFNSELLTRGIKDPELLIRTSGEKRISNFLLWQLAYSEIYISDVLWPDFNEFEFLKAIIDYQSRNRRFGGIESLPNKSFEDSHYSS, encoded by the coding sequence ATGACTATTGGAAAAATAATTGACAATAAAAATAATAACTTATCCAAAAAAATAGATAAGCAAAAAATTCCAGAACATGTAGCAATAATCATGGACGGAAATGGTAGATGGGCAACCAAAAAAGGGTTACCTCGTACATATGGTCATAAAAGAGGAGTTAGTGTTTTAAAAGAAATTCTCAAAGCATCAAAAAAATTAGGTTGTAAAGTACTAACTGTTTATGCTTTTTCAACCGAGAATTGGACAAGACCAACAAAAGAAGTTGATTTCCTTATAAATCTTTTTAGCGAAGTTTTGAGCAACGAAATTGAAGAGATACATGAAGAAGCAACAAAAATAAAATTCATTGGAGATTTAACTCCTTTCCCTGAAACTCTAAAAAAAATAATATTTAATTCAGAATATCTAACTAAAAACAACAATAAATTTTTGTTGAATATTTGTGTAAATTACGGAGGTAGACAAGAAATTGTAAAAGTTGCAAAAGAATTAGCATTAAAATCTTCTTCTGGCGAGATAAATCCAAGTGAAGTTAATGAAGAATTATTTAATTCAGAGCTATTAACACGAGGGATTAAAGATCCAGAATTACTAATAAGAACTAGCGGAGAAAAAAGGATCAGTAATTTTCTTTTATGGCAATTAGCTTATTCAGAAATTTACATATCCGACGTACTTTGGCCAGACTTCAATGAGTTTGAATTTTTAAAAGCAATAATTGATTACCAATCAAGGAATAGACGTTTTGGCGGTATAGAATCATTACCAAATAAATCTTTTGAAGATTCTCATTATTCTTCCTAA
- the bioB gene encoding biotin synthase BioB: MANLNNQLLREIRFDWNKEEILEILNMPLIDLIWESQIVHRKFNKYNIQLASLFSVKTGGCEENCSYCSQSIYSASEIKSHPQVQVEEVLARAKIAKNEGADRFCMGWAWREIRDGKSFNAMLEMVRGVKDLGMEACVTAGMLTEEQASRLADAGLTAYNHNLDTSPEHYKNIITTRTYQDRLDTIKRVRNAGINVCCGGIIGLGETNGDRASLLAVLSNMNPHPESVPINALVAIEGTGLEDNQEVDSIEMIRMIATARVLMPKSKIRLSAGREKLSKEAQILCFQCGANSIFYGDELLTTSNPSFQSDRKLLEEVGLSFNKDFEACEKTLSSL; encoded by the coding sequence ATGGCTAATTTGAATAATCAATTATTAAGAGAAATTAGGTTCGATTGGAATAAAGAGGAGATATTGGAAATACTTAATATGCCTCTGATTGATTTAATTTGGGAATCACAAATTGTTCACAGGAAATTTAATAAATACAACATTCAATTAGCATCATTGTTCAGCGTAAAAACTGGTGGATGTGAGGAAAATTGTTCGTATTGTAGCCAATCAATTTATAGTGCTAGCGAAATAAAAAGTCATCCACAAGTTCAAGTTGAAGAGGTTTTAGCAAGAGCCAAAATCGCAAAAAATGAGGGTGCAGATAGGTTTTGTATGGGTTGGGCATGGAGAGAAATTAGAGATGGTAAATCTTTTAATGCAATGTTAGAAATGGTTAGAGGTGTTAAAGATTTAGGGATGGAAGCATGTGTTACTGCTGGGATGCTTACAGAAGAACAAGCTTCTAGACTGGCTGATGCAGGTTTGACCGCATATAACCACAATCTTGATACTAGTCCTGAGCACTATAAAAATATAATTACGACTAGAACTTATCAAGACAGACTAGATACAATTAAAAGAGTAAGAAATGCAGGAATAAATGTTTGTTGTGGAGGGATAATAGGTTTGGGTGAAACTAATGGTGATAGAGCATCTCTTTTGGCAGTGCTTTCAAATATGAATCCGCACCCTGAAAGTGTTCCTATTAATGCACTAGTAGCTATTGAAGGGACTGGATTAGAAGATAATCAAGAAGTTGATTCTATTGAAATGATAAGGATGATTGCTACAGCAAGAGTTCTTATGCCTAAAAGTAAAATAAGATTAAGTGCAGGGCGAGAAAAGCTTTCAAAAGAAGCTCAAATTTTATGTTTTCAATGTGGGGCAAATTCAATTTTTTATGGAGATGAGTTACTCACAACTTCAAATCCATCTTTTCAATCAGATAGAAAACTTCTTGAAGAGGTTGGCTTATCATTTAACAAAGATTTTGAAGCTTGTGAAAAAACATTATCTTCTTTATGA
- the lipA gene encoding lipoyl synthase, producing the protein MRENNLIKKEKILRLPPWIKFPISKASEFEKIQTLIKKSNIHTICEEARCPNRAECYASGTATFLLGGSICSRSCAFCQVNKGRPSSINIDECTQVAEAVKVLNLKYVVLTSVARDDLPDHGANLFVSTIDEIRKIDSKIKIEVLTPDLWGGGKNFDETNNLQTDRLKMILEKDPICFNHNLETVERLQKEVRRGANYKKSLSLLEKSKDIAPHIQTKSGIMLGLGETLDEIKNTISDLKKIDCDQITIGQYLRPSFNHLAVKKYWDPSEFEYLYRFSKELGFKKVSSGPLVRSSYHAG; encoded by the coding sequence ATGAGAGAAAATAATCTTATCAAGAAAGAAAAAATCTTAAGACTTCCCCCCTGGATTAAATTTCCTATTAGTAAAGCTTCAGAATTTGAAAAAATACAAACACTTATCAAAAAATCAAATATCCATACTATTTGTGAAGAAGCAAGATGTCCAAATAGAGCAGAATGTTATGCCTCAGGAACAGCCACTTTCTTACTGGGTGGATCGATATGTTCCCGTTCATGTGCTTTTTGTCAGGTAAATAAAGGTAGACCTAGTTCTATCAATATTGATGAATGTACTCAAGTCGCTGAAGCAGTGAAAGTATTAAATTTGAAATATGTTGTTTTGACATCTGTAGCTAGAGACGATCTCCCTGATCATGGTGCAAATTTATTCGTATCTACAATTGATGAGATAAGAAAAATTGATTCAAAAATTAAAATAGAGGTTTTAACTCCTGATTTATGGGGTGGGGGCAAAAATTTTGATGAAACTAATAACCTTCAGACTGATAGATTGAAGATGATTTTAGAAAAAGATCCAATATGCTTTAATCATAATCTTGAAACTGTTGAAAGACTTCAAAAAGAAGTTAGGCGGGGTGCAAATTACAAGAAATCCCTTAGTTTACTAGAAAAGTCAAAAGATATTGCTCCTCATATTCAAACTAAATCAGGAATTATGTTAGGTCTTGGGGAAACATTGGATGAAATAAAAAATACAATTTCTGATCTTAAAAAAATAGATTGTGATCAAATTACAATTGGCCAATATTTAAGGCCCTCATTCAATCATTTGGCAGTTAAGAAATATTGGGATCCATCAGAGTTTGAATATTTATATCGCTTCTCTAAGGAATTAGGATTTAAAAAAGTATCTTCTGGCCCTTTAGTTAGAAGTAGTTATCATGCGGGTTAA